A stretch of the Dioscorea cayenensis subsp. rotundata cultivar TDr96_F1 chromosome 4, TDr96_F1_v2_PseudoChromosome.rev07_lg8_w22 25.fasta, whole genome shotgun sequence genome encodes the following:
- the LOC120258712 gene encoding uncharacterized mitochondrial protein AtMg00810-like: protein MQEEFEMSMVGELNYFLGFQIKQCKEGIFISQTKYAQNLVKRFGLEKARHMRTPMSMNQKLTKDKHGKDVDPSLYRSMIGSLLYLIASRPDISFSVGVCARYQATPKESHLKAVKRIIIYVHGTA, encoded by the coding sequence atgcaagaagagtttgagatgagCATGGTAGGTGAATTGAACTACTTCTTGggtttccaaatcaaacaatgcaaagaaggaatttttatttctcaaaccaaGTATGCACAAAACCTGGTGAAAAGATTTGGCTTGGAAAAGGCTAGACACATGAGAACACCCATGAGTATGAATCAGAAGTTGACCAAAGATAAGCATGGAAAAGATGTAGACCCAAGTCTGTACAGAAGCATGATTGGAAGCTTACTCTATCTCATAGCTAGCAGGCCGGACATCTCTTTCAGTGTTGGAGTTTGTGCAAGATATCAAGCAACACCAAAGGAGTCTCATTTGAAAGCTGTTAAACGTATCATCATATATGTACATGGTACTGCATAA